One window from the genome of Hydractinia symbiolongicarpus strain clone_291-10 chromosome 1, HSymV2.1, whole genome shotgun sequence encodes:
- the LOC130644907 gene encoding sodium/potassium/calcium exchanger 2-like — MRICYDRRMKATHSQLRLVLNVVVFIAVLSGVVVYTTINDKLNLKLYRKTNENVYGISSEAGKKLKTEKKAKLVQTSKVKTAHTAFRVPFVYRASSELYRSRTLLNTSEVTDTVDENYPEDIFTAQEKKDGAIVLHVIGICYMFLALALVCDEFFVPALHLISKIANISDDVAGATFMAAGGSAPELFISVIGVFISKSNVGFGTIVGSAVFNILFVIGMCAIFSKVLLELTWWPLLRDSLFYILALVILISFFYDTFIEWWEALVLFSVYIAYVTFMVFNERIERYVKSKVQKKKTKKTSIITPLQEKHKEILFALSNNLEESAFRHGALQLVIHTLDPIAEETVERKLSQFRDHCDSSFTTKETSDQSSRESISIDKNSNLIKVNSATQKESYGELKNRSSFDYEDSSMERDNLTRSDTIEDANQMLKELDAMNVPRESAPVDEGGGKENKLDNRMNFPSLETNENNEGMDGMESDLSLRENVKFSTREISRSSSRASLRSHRGLAPAQQFDVLNVEEREVVKEGDDEEEGPVDISWPDTFFARLFYVIKAPLMFLLIVTLPDVRRPKLWKLFPITFLGSILWIGGFTYLMVWWAAEVGKTLGIPDEVMGLTFLAAGTSIPDLITSVVVARQGLGDMAVSSSIGSNIFDVTVGLPLPWLIHSLINGAAAVNVKSDGLFCSTILLFIMLLSVVATIALSKWKMTKLLGATMFLLYVVFITVTLLIQLEVWSCFL; from the exons ATGCGAATATGTTACGACAGACGGATGAAGGCGACGCATTCTCAATTGCGACTCGTGTTAAATGTCGTCGTATTTATTGCCGTTTTAAGCGGCGTTGTGGTATACACTACCATTAATGACAAACTTAATTTAAAGCTTTACCGGAAAACCAATGAGAATGTGTATGGTATATCAAGCGAGgcaggtaaaaaattaaaaacagaaaaaaaagctAAACTTGTGCAAACATCAAAAGTTAAAACTGCACATACAGCCTTTCGTGTTCCGTTCGTTTACCGTGCATCCAGTGAGTTGTACCGATCAAGGACACTTCTGAATACTTCAGAGGTAACAGATACCGTCGATGAAAATTACCCAGAGGATATATTCACAGcgcaagaaaaaaaagatggtGCCATCGTGCTTCATGTTATTGGGATATGTTACATGTTCCTTGCGTTAGCTCTCGTATGCGATGAGTTTTTCGTGCCTGCGCTGCATCTTATATCAAAAATAGCAAACATTTCCGATGACGTGGCGGGTGCCACATTTATGGCAGCTGGTGGAAGTGCACCGGAGTTGTTTATATCCGTGATCGGAGTATTTATTTCGAAGTCTAATGTAGGGTTTGGAACCATCGTTGGTAGCGCTGTGTTTAATATACTGTTTGTTATTGGAATGTGCGCTATTTTTAGCAAAGTTCTGCTTGAATTAACATGGTGGCCGCTGCTTAGAGACAGTTTGTTTTACATATTGGCTTTAGTTATACTTATATCGTTTTTTTATGATACTTTCATCGAGTGGTGGGAAGCACTGGTGTTGTTCTCTGTTTACATTGCGTATGTTACGTTTATGGTATTTAACGAGCGCATAGAAAGGTATGTGAAAAGTAAggttcaaaaaaagaaaacgaaaaaaacTTCCATCATCACACCTTTACAAGAGAAACATAAAGAA ATTTTATTTGCTCTGTCGAATAACTTAGAAGAAAGCGCGTTTCGACACGGAGCTTTGCAGTTAGTTATTCATACATTGGATCCTATTGCAGAAG AAACTGTTGAACGCAAACTAAGCCAGTTTCGCGATCATTGCGACAGTTCATTCACGACTAAAGAAACTAGCGATCAATCATCTCGTGAATCGATATCAATTGATAAAAACTCGAATTTAATTAAAGTAAATTCAGCTACACAAAAAGAAAGCTATGgcgaattaaaaaatcgaagcTCGTTCGATTATGAGGACTCGAGCATGGAAAGGGATAATTTAACACGTAGCGATACAATCGAGGACGCAAATCAAATGCTGAAAGAACTCGATGCTATGAATGTTCCCCGTGAAAGTGCGCCTGTGGATGAGGGTGGGGGTAAAGAAAATAAGTTAGACAATAGGATGAACTTTCCATCACTGGAAACAAATGAGAATAACGAGGGCATGGATGGTATGGAGTCTGATTTGAGCTTACGTGAGAATGTAAAATTCTCTACGAGAGAGATTTCTCGTTCCTCATCCAGAGCAAGTCTAAGAAGCCACAGAGGCTTAGCACCTGCGCAACAATTTGATGTTTTGAATGTGGAG GAGAGAGAAGTCGTCAAAGAAGGTGATGATGAAGAAGAAGGACCTGTTGATATATCATGGCCAGATACATTCTTTGCTCGGCTATTTTACGTCATCAAAGCTCCACTAATGTTCTTGTTAATTGTCACTTTACCGGATGTCCGTCGACCG aaactttgGAAATTATTTCCGATCACGTTCTTAGGCAGCATCTTATGGATAGGCGGTTTCACTTATCTCATGGTATGGTGGGCAGCAGAAGTTGGAAAGACATTAGGTATACCGGACGAG GTAATGGGATTAACGTTTTTAGCGGCTGGTACAAGTATACCTGATCTTATTACCAGTGTGGTGGTAGCCCGTCAAGGCTTAGGCGACATGGCTGTGTCGAGTTCGATAGGAAGTAATATTTTTGATGTCACCGTAGG ATTGCCGTTGCCATGGTTAATCCATAGTCTTATAAATGGCGCCGCCGCTGTCAATGTGAAAAGCGATGGTTTGTTTTGTTCCACCATTTTGCTTTTTATCATGTTATTGTCGGTTGTAGCAACCATTGCTCTCAGTAAGTGGAAAATGACGAAATTGTTGGGTGCAACCATGTTTCTTTTATATGTGGTTTTTATCACTGTTACTCTGCTTATACAACTCGAGGTATGGTCATGCTTTCTATAA